AATGTGGCTCTCTAGTGTACATAACTCAGCACGGCAGCATCCCCGTGGCACCCTGGCTGGAGGCCAGCTGTATTTTGGAGGGCTCGGGGCAGGGTGGCTGGCACTGCGGGCTGCACGGGGACTTGTGGCAGATTGCCTGGCgctgctgggagctgggcacCAAGCCTGGGAGcagtggggcagagggagaggagacgtgtccccagctccctgcccagcTGGTGTCTTCCTCAAAGCTCatcctcttttccttccctcctctgctttggttttctctGAAACCATATCAGTGCTGGTTCAACggccagcagctgcctgcagtgctcAGCCATGGGAGGTGATGTGGAGCCTCTGCAGGAGCTCTGCAGGCCGCAAGGGAGGGGACTGTGCCCTGTTCCCAGGGTGCTGCCGTGTCAGGGCACAGACTGGCCAAAAGTTCACCCACCTGATGTAAAAGACCAGGAATTTCTGTTCCTCCAGACTGCCCTTCACAACAGTGTCTGTGTATCCCTTCCCGCAGCCTGCGAGAGAGAGCATTGCAGCCGGGTCAGGAAGCCCGGGTGTGGTGGCTGCCACCCGTCCCACCACAGCACCATTGCAGCAGGGGCAGAGGGGTCAGTGACTGGCTGAGGAGCAGGCGAGAAGGCCCTGGACAAGCAGAACTGACCCAGAAGTGCAAGACTGTGTCATGACTCTGAGCCTCTCCTTGGCTTGGAGAGGAAAAGTTCTTCCTCCTTCGTGACCACTAAGCCACTGGAGATCAGCAAAGAACAAGAGCTCTGGGTAACCTTCAAGCCCAGAGCTCAGAAATAGGGTTCAAAAACTTGCCATGGCAGCTGGTCCAAAAGTTGAGCTGCTTCAGGTAAACTCTATGACCGCTGTGTGTTTACAAGGCCCAGACCCAGCTGGTGGAGGAGCAGATGGGGTAGGAAGCAGTTCAGCTGTTCCcacctctctgccccctcctacCTGTGTAGCGGATGCTTTTTCCAAACATCGTGGTCCAGAAGAAGGGAACAGTGTGCAACTCCTTCTCCTTCTTCAGCATGTTTAAGGCAGCAATATGACCTGTGATAAGCcagcagaggaaatatttttcttgcaggtCTTCAAAGAAGTGCCTCCCTGCCTCTTGCTATCCCACTGTCCCTTCTGCCCCACTCCCTCTGTGCCCAGTTCTGAGGGGAGCTGGAAAACGAGGTGGCTGTGCTGTCTCACCGTGggcctcagccacctgttggtGATGGATGCTGGACCGGTCCCCGTTGAGCAGTGCTACAGGAAAGGAGACCACATCCCCCGCAGCAAAGACATTTGGGATGTTGGTTTGCATGCACTGATGGGACAAAAACCAATTAGTGGAACGATGAGAGGGAAGGGATTGTGTGTGGAGCAGGGTTACTCAGCTGGCGCTTACCAGATTGACGAGTATGGCACCGCTGTCATCTCTGGCGATGGAAGTGcccttcagaaatgctgagttgGGGAACACCCCTGCAGGGAGAGGAACAAGGACAAATGCAGCAAAGCTCTGCAAAGGCAGGGAGGAAACTTGGCCTCAGCCCTACAGCAAGCACGTGCCCGTGGTGCCTGTTCAGCCTGcttggagcagagcagcccaCAGCAGTGACGGGTGCTTGGGCTGGTGCTGAGCTAATCCAGGGGCAGTAAAACCAGGGCCCAGAACAAGGCACACTCTGATAACGCAGCAGTGACCTATGAAGCTCAGCAAGCGTGCCAAAGTCATACTGAGAGCATAAGTAGCTGCTTTCCTCCTGCCAAGCATTTGCTCATGGGCTGCTGGATTTCTCCAGGTCTTTGGGGCCAAGAGGAAGGGCTGGATGATAACAGAGTGGGAAAGAGACTGCAGGGAATGGTGTCCTGGGAAGGAACAGTGATGCTCTGGGCTTGCTGGCTGTTCTCCCTACTCCCAACGCTGCCTCCCTCTCCCAATTGGGGTATCTTACCTATTCCCACCACTACCACATCTGCAGGTAGTGTCTCTCCACTGTCAAGAACAGCCTCTGTGACCTAGGAAGGAAGCAAGAATCGTTAACAAAGGGTTAAAGACTATGTCCTAAttcctgcagcctccctgctgcctcactctttgctgtcttttttcttccccaggttCAGATCACCTTGTCCAACTAATGTGTGTTGCCAGCTATGTAAGAGAAAATTACACTGTTGTCCCTCAGATACAAACACATACCGGTGCCCTTTGAGCCTGGAGTTGTGCTCAATGAAAAGAAATGTGAGGGTCTAGAGATGGGAGAGGAAATCCTCAATGTAGGCACTGGGTTATacttcagtttgggttttttccccctaaaattAGCAGTTCTGGGATCATGATGGCATGGCTGACCTTTCCATCCTTTCCTTTCAGCTCACAGAGTTCTGTTTTCATGTAAAACTTCACCCCTTTATTTTGCAGCAtctgaaaaggaagaggaagctgGTTTGAGTATTCACTAGGAAATTCCAGGCTGTACTGCTGTAAAAACAGCTGTACCCAGCCAAAACCCCGGCAGGGAGCTCTGCTGCTGTTCCAGGCTGCAGAGAGGTTTCATTTGTGTCCCTGGCTGGTGCAGGGTGCCTGGaagcctggctctgctctgctGTCCTGGTCAGAACGGGTGGGTGAGGTGGGTCTAGGATGAAGCAGGGCCTGGGGTGAAGCTGAGCTGGGGAGCGTGACGTGTGTGTGAGGAAGGTTGGGACCAGCCATGTGTGCAGAGCTCCTTCAGGGAGCTGTGTGTGAGAAAGGTGGCTGGGCTCACAGGTTTATGACTCAGCGCTGGGGCTGGATTTCCTGGGCTGTTGCAGATCACGGGGCTGCTTGGATAGCATGTGTCTGTCCTCTGTCCTAGAAACGAGCAGCAGGTTTTTCTAACCTTCATGGCGACACCTCCAACCTGAGGACCCAGCACATTCTGGAAAGGGAATTCCTTTTTTTCAACCACTGAGATGGCGCCAGCCTTGTCTGAGAGGAAGGCAGCTACCTCCATTCCTGCAAGGGAAAGGCATGCCCAAGGTAAGCCTGCTGCAAGCATGGACCTGCACCCTCCTCCTTGGAAATCTTTTCCACTTCCAGATGGGGAGAACAGATCTGATGTATTGCCATGCTTAACTGCTCTTCTACGCATTTCTGGGCTGAGGTATTTAACTTCCCCCACTCTTTGTTCTCATGCACTACAGacctggatattaggaaatacaAAGAGCAGCTCCTGGTTGTGTACAAAATAGCTCCCTTTCTGTGCCTTACCCCCTCACTTTCCCAAAGCTTCTGTGAAATCCAGCTCCTCTGAAGGACAGTGACCTTTTCATAAGGCACATTTCTCTCTGTCCGTGTCCAGGAACTGTTTATAGCTCTCAAAGTTTCTGGCTATAGGAGGAAAGAGTGAGTGCGTGCTGTGTAACACACACCCCCAGCAGCTATAGGGCTGCAGGGGGAAACCAGCCAGGTAGTGAATGAACATCCCTTCCCGAGGGCCTCAGGTTAATCTGCACACGCAACAGAAGTGGGCTTCAGGGCTGTCACTGGTGACTTAATACCCACTCCCGCCTGGTACCTACGAATGAAGCTCCCACAATCACCAGGTTCTTCCCAGTTGCCAGCTCTAAGATCTTGCTGGAGTATTCTGGGGTTTGGAGAATGCACACATTCTGCAGGTCTGCACCTGGGACCTCGAGGAGGCTGGAGCTGAAAGAGAGAGAATCCAGATACATCTCATGatcagaaatgaaacagaaagaatAAGGGGGAGCACAAACCCATGCAATCTCTTGGCTGtgtcatcccatcccatcctttTATCTCATCTCCTACCACCTCCCTCACACGCCTCTAGAAGACCTCTACGTCCCAGTGTTGACCCATCTTGTCCTGCCTACAACTTTGTGTGTGTCAACTGCTTTGTGCACTCACTGGCTGCCTGTTGCAATGAGCAGCTGATTGTATTTCTGAGAGGACCCGTCCATAAAGTGGACCTTCTGCTTCTGGAAATCCACTGACACTGcctggaggagaaaggaggcaAAGATCAGACAGGTACCTCTGGTCCACCGGTGTCCTGCCACATCGATCCATTCCGCTTGCCTGTGACTGCACGCCCTACTTCTGGACACTCAGATGAGATGAGGAATGCTGGGGTCCTCTCTCTCACTTCCTACAGCTCTTAGGCTTTAGGAGCACTAAGTATGACACCAGCAAATCTAGGCACATCTGTCCTTGGGTAGCACAGATCAGTGTTACACCCAAGGCATGCACACCGTCCCTAGCACTGGCCTTGGAATGCTGTCCCAGAAGATAATGCGTGTACTTAGGCAGAGCCCTAATTTCTGTAACTGCAGCGCTTTGTCTGCAGGTGTGGGCATCCCCTCCCCATGGCAGGAACAGGACTAACCCAGTGAGGACTGAGCTCAGCTGCTCTTGTACCTCTTTCTCTGTCCAGACCTCTATGCCACGAGCATCAAGGAATTCAGGTTTCCTCAGGTAGATGTCCTCAGCTTTCAAGTCCatttcctgaaaacaaaacagaaatattaaataaagtaCTTCTTACAGACAGCAATACTCTTGCAGTGTTTACTGGGAAGTGAGTTTGCATGAGGTAAATTTTCCATTAGTAAATCACAGCTCCCCACAGTGCCCCATCCCCCTCATCTTCTTGTCCCCCCTTAGAAAAACCCATCAATTCAAACTCTAGTGGGAAGAACTCAGTGAAAGGGGATAAAACCATTAGCTTACAGTGGACTCCGAACAAAGACTTTCTAGGAGGAAGAAGTCAGCTGGAAATTACACGCCTTTTTCCTCTGGGTGCCTCAGCACTCCTTCTGCTTTGCCAGAAGGGCTCACTTAATTGCTCAGTCTGGTCCTGAGTGTGAGCCATGTCCCTAATTCACACGTGGTACCCAGGCACAGTCCCGCCCTTCCCCACATACGAACCTTGCTCAGTTTGGACTTGTCATATGGAACATGTTTCTCTTTGGTGGCCATGATGATCCTGCCAGTAAAGCCCTCTTGGCGAAGTGTCTCCGCACATGCCAGGGCAGCCACACCTACAAGAGCTCATCTCAGCCCTCTTACACATCACTGAGGAGTAGGAGGAAGGCAGCAAGTCCTCCCCGGAGAAGAGTGGCAGCTCACAGCGTATGTGGGGAGGGTACAGACCACTTCACTGACCTCCCCCCAGGAGCAGCATCGTGTCCTGGTTGAGAAGGCATCGCTTGCTTGCATCCTTCACCCTCAAGCTGCTTTCAAGATCCTAGAAGAAATTGAGAAATGCCAAAATCATACCTAGCCCAAGGTGCTGCTTGTGCTTAACAAGAGCAGGTGAGGTCAGTACCTTCTTTTTTGCAGTAACAAACACCTTTCCGTCTTTCACGGTTACCTAAAGGGGTGAAAGGAGAGTGCATTCAAGTGCTGCATTCGTGAGGTTGTGGTAAGGAGCTTTCCTGGGAGGTTCTGGGCCATCTGTCTCTGACACACCCAGAGTGACTTGTAGGGATCTTGGATGTCAGATGATGCTGAGGAGCTCATGAGCTTTTCTCCTCATCCCAAGAACACTCAGGAAATGGTgtaaatccttttttctttccaaaagagcTGTGTTGGCTGTGAGGGATACCAGGATGTATGGGATCACCTTTGATTGAAAGGAGCTTTAGGACAGGGAGTTACATGAGCCCAAGAAACCATCCCATGTGACCTGGACCATGGACCTGTGGCCAGGGCAAGGTGTTTTCAGCTGGTGTCAGGAGCACAGGGCTTGTGAGAGTGATATGGAGGACATGGCCCAAGCTGGGAGGAGAAAGAGACAAGAAGTCACCTTAAAGCAGGGAAGACAGTCCAGAGCAGGGTATTCCTCGATGTCTCCAGTTTTGATGTTAAAGCAAGCGCCATGCCAGGGGCAGCGCAGCCTCTCCCCTTTCAAGACTCCTACAACAGAAAAGCCCCCCACATCTGAGTGGTGAGAGCTGACCTCCCTGACACGGCTTCTCCCCGCTGCCCAGAGGCTGCGTTACCTTTGCTGAGCGGGGCACCATAGTGGGGGCAcctgctgcccagggcactgAACTCCTTCCTGTTCCTCACCAGCAGCACTGGGTAACCAGCCACCATCACCTCACAGAGCCTGcgggagaggtggggagggaggtgggcaCGCCGGGGAGCCAAAGCTCGGCCCCTTGCAGCCATTATGCCGCTCCTTCAACCAACAACATGGCGGCCGCCAACATGGCAGCTGTTGCCATGGCGAGGCCAcccctgctgcctgcagggctcaTGAGGGCAGGCCAAGGCCTGGCCTCCCTCCCTGCCGGGTACTCACTCTCCATCCCCAATGTCATCCTCCTTGCAGACCTCAGCAGTGACGGTGTCATCGTAATCCATGCCGGTAGCTGTgggagagcagagggcagggTCAGCTCCTATGGATGCTGTTGCCTGTAGGCTCCATCTTTTGTGCCTTTGCACACCTTTGTGCCTTGCTGCAAAATCCCACCCCAAAATGCAGAGCCACCACCGCCCCAGCTGGGAGCAGGTCAGCACTGTGCACTCAGGGGGTCCCAAACACACAgtacagcaggaaaaaacccTCGACTGGAGAAAAACGCGCATTACCCCCACTTTTTTAACTTTACATCCAAACCTAAAGCCCATTCCTCTGCCCTTTTCTCCTCCAACTTCACCCACTTTTTGTTTTCAGCCTCGTGTCTCATTAAACTCAACTGGGTGAGTGAGCAAATATGATTAATGACCATTGCAAATGAATACAATTATTTATGGTGAGGTGCGGCTCCCATATCCTACAGCTCCCCCAAACTCAGGTCTGAACAGCTGCTTCAGCCTCTCCAAAACATCTCTTACATTTATGCAGAGATGTTATTCATGCTAAGTGCCATGAAAGTGTTGAAGATTAAACATTTAGAACAATGTCACAATATTATGCTTCGGTCAAGAAAGATGTTCCTTGTctatgttaaagccaaaggcatccccCATCAGAACAAGAAGTAAATAGCTTTCCTTGAACAAGGATATCCTGAAGCAATTAGACGTTGAAGAAGGCACATCACCAActtggcaagcaaactcaaggtccatgtATCCTTAGCTGAACTACCCTCATTCTAATACTAAAAATCATGCCTATGGGTCAAGAATAcccttgcccaggtgaagacccttcccctgagcatgcgtagtagTAGAAGTatcagcagtattataattgtgTGTAAATTACTAACTAATCATAGTAGAGAAAATGGACTTAGAAAATTATTAAGTTTTGGGTATAAATATAGCGTGAAAAGTCCCactggtgtgcttgatttgtgggaagCCACTGAGCACCCAGGCTTGCacatccttaaaataaataagcaatgtctGTCCTGAGTGTGTGATTATTGATCTATTGGACATCGGGAGATGTATCTGCTTTTCAGACAACAAAAGCAGTAATCCCTGCCCAAAATGCCTCCTGGGCTAGAAAAGAGCCAAAAACCTTGGTCCTTAAAACTGTCCCTGCCTTAGCAATCAACTGAGAGGCTGATCGGAATTCTCCCtctctgttttggagaaaaaaagtaggaaatgGAGCAGAGGAGGGTTGTTTAAGGCGGTTTTCAGTGCAGAATGGTGACTTGCTCCCTCTGCGCTGCTGCCCCACGACTGGGTCCCTTAGGAGAAGCATGGGTGGGTACTCACCTGGTCCTGCCGTGGGGGCTCCGGTGACTATCTCCTGGGTTGGAAAGCCACCACCGTCGCCGTCCGCGAGTTTCTCCTCTGCTGAGGTGACACCCTCACGTCTTATCGCAGGCGCTCTCCCCGCCGCCAGCCCACGTCTGGGTGATGCTCTCCCCGAGTTGCACAACGTCCCCATCCGTCAGGAGACACATCTCCTGGAAGCAGCTGCCTGCCAGCGAGTCTTATCTGATTTCTGCAACTGGTCTGCACCTAATTAAGTGTATTTTGCTCTGGTTTGGAATTGCAAAAGAATTAAGGGCAGTTAGGAATTACGGCGCAGGTGTGGTCTAAAGACCAGGTGCGTTGTGTCAATGTGAACAGAAACTGAGTGGATGCAGGGACACCCTGCTGCAGCTTCCCATTGTCCCTTTTCTCGACGGAAAGCACCCTAGCTCAGTGCAATGTATTTTTGCAGCACTTCGGAATGATATTACTACTTTTTATCTATTTCAATAACATTTAAAATGATTTAATTTGATCTTTTGGTAAGACCTCCATCGATTTTAAGGAACAGGAAGGGTTCAGCACCTCTGCCCATGCCTTATGTCCCAGCTCTGCTTCTGGTTCAGTCTGCTGATGTCCAGACACGTGGTCCCATCGTCGTCTGGTCCCTGAAGGATGGCACAGAGCAGCGTGCTCCTTGCTGTACTATTTTTACAACAGAGTGGGAGTTGCAAAAAAACCGGGTGTAACGCCTACGCTGTTTGTGTCTACTCCAGTTCTTATCTCTATTTCAGAGTCAATATGTTTCACAACCTTAAAATATGCCTCAGAATTCAGGGGGAAAAGTTACTAGCAGAGTGCTTCCATTATCTACCTTGCAGAACTGCAGCTTCACAGGGACTGGCTTTCTGCCACGCAGCACATTCCCAAATCCAGCCAGGGGCGACACACAAAAATCCTTTGGTGGGCATGGCCTGGAGAAGAGGGCATGCACAGGGATGCTCGGTAAGTGCAAACTGGCTAGTTTTTGAAGCAGGTCTCTTCGCTGGACCCACCAAGCCGTGAGCACACCGTCTGTCAGCGCCCGGTGCCGGGGTGCTGCCGTGTAAGGAGTGATCTTAGCCCACGGGAGATGCACGCCCATGATGGGCGCAGGTGTGAGGTATTTTCTCACAGCGCCAATGAGCAGCTTTTGGGTTCAGCCTTCCTGGCCAGGAGCCTGAATGTGAAGCAATTTGGCTGCAAACATCTCTGTTTAAACTCTCTGTAATTATTCCCCAGAAGCGCGTTCCCACGTGGAGAAGCAGGAGCCCTCACAGAGGCGTTCTCTGACTCAGCAGGAATCGCTGAAGAAATGTTTGCTCACGGATGAAAGCTGCAGCGCACTAGCAAAGCAGCAGGTACAAGGGAGTGCAGCTGTGGGAGGCTTTGGGACAAGCCAGATGGAGCTCAGTCCTGTGTGGTGGCACTCACACTGCAGAGCTGAGCCGCTGATTCAGCTGCTGGATGCCGATGGATGCAGCCGAGCAGCCGGGAAAGGGCTTTTGTAAAATGCAAAGGgataaaggcaaaacaaaacacccatCTCTGACAGGGGCAAAGATGATGGCAAAGGATAGAAAGTTGAAAAGGGTATTGGATGTAAGAGGGATGGTTTGGGTTAGCTGCAGGGATGCTGCATTACTGCGTCTCTGAGAGCCAGCACCTAGAAACACACAACGTGCCCTCGAGGGATTCGGGCAATGGGATGGCGTCGGAGGCAGATTTTTCAGAAGATGCTCTGTAAGCATCTTTTGGCCCTTGGTTAGGTAACCCAGAGGTAGTTACTCAGAGTAAGACCTTTGCTTGTAACACACAGCAGAATTAAACATAGGAAGGAAGAGAACAAAAGGAAGCGGTGCCTTCAAACACAAACAGAACCCAGGAAGGCATCGGAAACCAGACCTGCTGCCCGCATTGGTGCTGACTCacaggagctgctgagctgaCCTCGTATTTTATTAGATATCTTCATTTTTGCTGGGTCTCTCCAGTTGTCAGCACTCTGGAAAATTCAAGTTTAGTGATGAAGATTTGAGGGGGGGTAGCTCTCCTCCCTTCAAGTCTCTACTCCCATCAGCTGGTGTAGCACATTTTTTCATGCTGTAAGGCAGCCGTGGCTGTGTGGAGGCACACTTGTCCCACCTTTGCTTGTCCCCATCTTGCTCAGGGCAGGGACCTTCCCTGCCTTAGCAGACCTGCTGATTTTAACTGAGCATTACCCACAGAGTCGAATGTTATTGAAGACTGTTCAGGCGCAGGAAGAGGAAGCGAGGTGAAAACTGCAGCAGAGCTAACATGATTAATGGGACACCGCTCTCAGAACAGCTTGGTTTGTGATATTAATAACGAGAGAATTCAGGAGGGAACCTAACCTGTTCCAAGTTGCAGAGCCGGCAGCAGCAGGAGACGCAGTTAGGAAGCTCCTGCACTTATATTTAACGCAGGAGGAATCAAGTGGGCTCAGCAACATGTGATGCTGCACGGAGGGGGTGTAGGGGCTGAGACATGCTTCCACCTTGCAGGCTCATTCTGAACCTGTCTGAATTGCAAAACCATGCGGTCATAAATACATCGTGATGTAACCAGAAAGCACATAGATACCCATCTACTTAAGCTTGGGAATGGTGAACTTAACAGAGGAAAAATGGTTATCCCAAGGGAAGAAGAcatagaaaaggaaatatttagtgGGAATGAATTTGCTTATAGGGTAAGAATAATTATACGTGCTTCGTCGTAAGGATTCGTGTCTGGCGATGGTGAGAGATGGGATACGGGCTGGGCAGACACTTGGCCCCATGCTTCACTGCTCCCCATAGGGAAAGAAAGAACGTGAAACTTTGCTAATGGCAGCAGATTAATTCAGGAAGTAGAGAAATTTGGGGCATGTCAGCTACTGAAAGGGGAGGAGAAATATAAGGAACTGCCCATGCTGCTGTGCTTGAAGGGGTTTTGCCAGTCAATGTGTCTgtcagtggaatttttttttatcccatgtcATACCTGTGCAATTGGAGTGAGGAGAGCACATCCTTTGTACAACCAAATCACAGCAGCTGAGGAGCCCTTGAGAGACGTCTGAGCCCACTGCATCCTCAGGGACATTGTACTGTTGTCACAGGTTTCTCCTACAGATGCCTTGTGCCaaatcctgaggaaaaaaaaaaaaaaagacttccaatcctgggaaaaaggaagaaagccaAAATCAAGAGCATCCAGAGCAACCTGCCATGGAGTTGTTTATCATGTGGGCAAAGCTCTGCCTGGGTGGCTCTGGCTCTCGGTAAGGGGGGCATTCCTGCATGCAGAAGGCAgcgtgctgtgctggcagctggCCCCAGAGCATCCCGGTGCTGGGAAGCTCCCAGGAGACATGGCATTCTTCAAGGAATGATCTCAGGAAGGACAGCCAACCTGggcagcacagcagggctggtcAGAACACggcgggagggaagggaagagtcTCCCGCAGGAGGCCGAGCTTGCTGGCTGGAGCAGGGTGAATGGCGGGGCTGCAGTGCAAAGCCAGATGATCTCCTCTGCCGGACAAGATCAAGTCCTGAGGTCAGTGGTTAAGTGACGCACACTTTGGCATTTCTTTCGTTAAATCCTGGACCTGTGTGTGTGTTAAATGGAGCTAagggctgggaaaaaaaagtagtaaaaatgcTCTGCGCTGCCCATGCCAGCAGAAACCCTTCTGCTCACCGCCCTCGCAGACTGATGTGCCTTTCTCCTGTGGCTATGGCAAATATATCCCCGGTTCCACCTGGAGAATATCCAGCTTCCACATCAGGAAGCTATTTCTGGCTGGAAGGGGTGGACACTCAAGTTTGCACTGATTTCAGCTCTCTTCACAGCTGCCTCTGCAATGCCTGGGCATGCTCTGCCACACATGGCATGCATTTTGCACAGTAGATCCTTTAATTAGTGTGGAGTTACAGACTTTCTGAATGAAAATGTGGATATATAGAGTAAAACACTCCTATATCATCTTACTTCCTAGGGCCTCGCAGATAGAGTGGTGACACACTTTAGAGAGAGATGAAGACGACAGCTAATTAAAGTTTGGAAGCCAAGCTGATTTGTTTGAGAACTTGGAGTCCTCAAATGATTTTAGGTGTGAGCCAAGTCTGGCATTGGATGAGCAGATGGGCTTCATGCCTCCCTGGCTGGAGAGAGGCAGATTAAGAGAGCAAGGCTTTCCAAAAACAGGAGCATGATTTTTGCTAGAAGGACTTTGCCATGTCAGAAGCTTCCACGTCTGTTGGCTACAGTGAGCCCTGGGTGGTGCTTGGGAGCAGAGTGGCCTCCTCCTTGTGTAAGGGATGGAGGAGCTGTGAAAGGACACCCAAACCCCCGTCCAGGAGTAGTGGGGAGCATCTAGGGGAAGACATAATTTATCTGTCAGAATTCACGTGGATGTCAACAAACTGCCAGCTCTTTGTTGTGGAAAATGGGTTATCTCTCGCAGATGTGCTACAGAGGAACCCCAGCCTGTGAGAGGGAGAACACAGCCACTGTCCGGCTATTGACAAAACTGCTCTGCCCTCAGTTTACACCCGGGCTGCTGCTGTAAAGCCCCCGCTGTGGGACCAGCTGTGGTCCCCACGGCGTTACGGGGTGGGCCTAGTGATGTCCTTGCTGACATCTAGAAGGAGTCCCCTGGCCTGCTGGGAGCAGGCACCGGCAGCGACCCGTCACCAGGCTGAGCTGCCTCCCTGCAGAAAAATGAGGCCGTTTGGGGCCTGTTGGAAAACTTCTCGAAATTTGGGTGAAAAAGGCAATATCTCCAAATAAGGTGTGAACGAAGAGTCCCATCAGCTCGGGCTGCTCTCTCCAGCGAGCGTGCAGGGACCTCTTGTGGCAGCTGTTCCCCGAGAGCTCCTGTCCCCGCTCTTCTGTGTGGCTGCTTCTGGGACAAGCCTGGCCTCCCAGCCTGGGGGACATGAGTATTTGGCCCGATCTGGTGTCAAGGGACCTGTTTGTAACTGGGCGTAGAAGTCTCCAGCTCTGAAACCAACCCCATCGctgcagaggaaaggagaaaaggctGGAAAAAAGAGCTTGTAAGAAGCCACTGCTTGATGACAAATCCTGGTAAAATTAAGTAAAATCTGCTCTGAAAGTATCCAAAAAGTAGTATGTATGTAGCTGTTGCTAGTGCTCGAGCAGTGGGATCAAAACCCCTGAACCGGAGGCTCAGTTAATCACAGCTTTAATTCCTCTGACGTGGAAGTGGTAGGTAACAGCTCTCCAGTgtccagaaatattttaactatTCCTGTCCCTGACCCAAGC
Above is a genomic segment from Athene noctua chromosome 19, bAthNoc1.hap1.1, whole genome shotgun sequence containing:
- the LOC141968205 gene encoding apoptosis-inducing factor 3-like is translated as MDYDDTVTAEVCKEDDIGDGELCEVMVAGYPVLLVRNRKEFSALGSRCPHYGAPLSKGVLKGERLRCPWHGACFNIKTGDIEEYPALDCLPCFKVTVKDGKVFVTAKKKDLESSLRVKDASKRCLLNQDTMLLLGGGVAALACAETLRQEGFTGRIIMATKEKHVPYDKSKLSKEMDLKAEDIYLRKPEFLDARGIEVWTEKEAVSVDFQKQKVHFMDGSSQKYNQLLIATGSHSSLLEVPGADLQNVCILQTPEYSSKILELATGKNLVIVGASFVGMEVAAFLSDKAGAISVVEKKEFPFQNVLGPQVGGVAMKMLQNKGVKFYMKTELCELKGKDGKVTEAVLDSGETLPADVVVVGIGVFPNSAFLKGTSIARDDSGAILVNLCMQTNIPNVFAAGDVVSFPVALLNGDRSSIHHQQVAEAHGHIAALNMLKKEKELHTVPFFWTTMFGKSIRYTGCGKGYTDTVVKGSLEEQKFLVFYIRDGFVTAAASLNCDPMVSLIAEVLYSGKQISKEEAEACDICNTPSLAEMKLGTCPAARGTESTKY